The Cyanobacteria bacterium QS_8_64_29 genomic sequence CGGTCAAGCGGCCGCGCGCGCGCTGATTCCCAAGCAAGAGCTGCGCTGGGTGGCAGCAGCCGATCGCAAGGGCTATGCCTACGATCCCGGCGGCTTGGATGCAGAGGCCTGCATTGCTGCTGCCCAATCCGGCCGCTCGGTGGGAACGACCCAAGGCAGCGGCACGCTCAGCAATGACGGCTTTCAAGACTTGCTCGAGCGGGCCCCCATCGATGGCTATTTCCTAGCCCTGCCCAACCTGCCCAATACCTTCATGGCCTCGGTCGCGCGGCAGTTCATCCAAGCGGGCTGGCAGGGGGTCTTGGTCGATGCCCTCAAACGCACCAGTGCCGTCGAGTCCATGCTGGCGCTCCAGGACGAGCTGCAAGCGGCCGGCATTACCTATCTCTGCGGTTGCGGTGCCACGCCAGGCCTGCTGACAGCGGCTGCCAGCGTTGCGGCGCAAAGCTTCAGCCAGATCGAGCGCGTCGACATCACCTTTGGCGTTGGCATTGCCAACTGGGCGGCCTATCGGGCCACCATCCGCGAAGACATCGCGCACTTGCCGGGCCACGACACCGAGCGCGCCCAAGCCATGAGCAAGGCCGACATTGAGGCGCTACTGGCCGAAACCGGCGGGCTGCTGCACCTCGAGAACATGGAGCATGCCGACGACATCATGCTCGAGCGCGCCGGCATTTGCCCGCGCGATCACGTCTCGGTGGGTGGGGTCGTCGATACGCGCAACCCGCAAAAGCCGCTCAGCACGAACGTGCGCGTCACCGGGCAGACCTTTGAGGGGCAAACGGCAACGCACACCTTTACCCTGGGCGACGAAACCAGCATGGCTGCCAACGTCTGCGGGCCGGCTTGGGGCTACCTTAAAGCGGGCGCTGCGCTCCATCAGCGCGGGGCCTACGGCGTGCATTCGGCAGTCGAGGTCATGCCGCAGTTCGTGCGCTAGGACGCCTAGGGACCGCCATGGCCTCGGCCGATGCTTTTGCCAGCGAGCTGCGTGCCGCTCAGGAGCGCCTGTCGGCGCTGCTGGCTGCGTTCTCGCGCGTGCGCGTGTTGGTGGTGGGGGATTTAACCCTAGACGAGTTCGTTACCGGCCAGGTGGATCGGCTCTCGCGCGAGGCGCCGGTGCTAATCCTCAACCACGAGCGCACGGAGCAAATCCCGGGCGGCGGGGCCAACGCCACCTACAATCTGGCGCAGCTCGGGGGCCAGGTGGCGGCCGTCGGGTTAGTGGGCGCCGACTCGCAAGGCCAGGCCTTGCGGCAGTTGCTGGCGGCGGCTGGGGTGGATACCTCAGGCATCCTCGAAGCCCGCGATCGCCCCACCGTGACCAAAACCCGCATCGCCGGCCACGCCCGCCAATCGGTCACCCAGCAAATTGTCCGGCTTGATCGCACCGCCCACCACTGGCCCCAACCGGAGGTGGAGGCCCAGATTGTCGCCGGCATCCAGCACCAGCGCGATGCGGTTGATGCGGTGGTGTGCTCCGATTACGGCGAAGGCGTCCTGAGCGATAGTGCGATCATGGCGGCTTTGGCGCACGAGCGCACAGTGGTCGATGCGCAGTCGCGGCTCGCGCGCTATGCCGGGGCCACGCTGTTTACCCCCAACCTGCCCGAGGCCGAGCGTGCCGCCGGCCACGCCATTGCCGATGCGGGCGACCTCGAGCGCGCCGGGCAGGCGCTATTGCAGCTGACGCAGGCCCAGGGGTTGCTAATTACCCGCGGCGAGAGCGGCATGAGCGCCTTTGAGCGCTCGGGTGCTGCTTGGCACTTGCCCGCGCTCAACCGCGCCGATGTCTTTGATGTCACCGGCGCTGGCGATACGGTCGTGGCAGCCCTGACGCTGGCTCTATCGGCAGGGGCCTCCCTTTGGGAAGCCGCCGTTCTGGGGAATTTGGCAGCCAGCGTCGTGGTGCGCAAATTCGGGACGGCAACCGCAACAGTGGCCGAGATGCAAGCGGCACTGGCGCACTATTTGGATGGAGACGGCCGCTAGGGCCCCTATTGCGAAGCCAGGGTGCGCTTGCGCAGCGATTCGGCTCGGCGGCGAGCCGTTTTGTTGTTGGGGTCGTACTGTAGGTTTTGCTCGTAGGCTTCGAGGGCCTGACTGTCGAGCTGCTTGCGCTCGTAGGCGTGTGCCAAGTTGTTGCGGGCGATGGCGTACTCGGGGTAGCGCTCCAAGGCTTCCTTGTACTGGCGGATAGCGAGGTCGTATTGCTCCTGGGCAAAGTAGGTAAACCCTAGGCCGTTGTAGATCAGAGCAACGTTTTCGGGGGCGACCTCGCTCTCGCTGTTTTGGATCCCCTTGAGGGCCCGCTGGAACACTTTAGCCGCCTGCACGTAGAGCTTTTTGCTGATGTAGATGCTGCCCAGCTCGTAGTACTCGTGCGGCTCGCCCTGTTGCTGGGTGAGCTTGTTTTGCAGCTGCGAGAGCCGGCTCTCGGTGCGGCGCCGCTTGAGCACCTCGCGCCCGATTGCCCAGGCAGCCACCCCCAGCAAAACCAGCAGGACGATCAGATAAAGGGCCGGCAGGGCATCGCTCATAACCCCTCTACAGGCACTGCGTTCTCCATTATCCGCGATCAGGCTGGGACTGGGGAAGCCCCCACTGGCGCACTGTTTGCTGCAGCCAGCCCGAGCGGCGCCAATCGGCAATGGCCGCATTGACTTGCTGGCGCAAACCGGCATGCTGGGCCCCTTTGGGCAGCACGATCCCGATCGGTTCGGTGGACAGGCACCCCGGCAGCTGCCGGTAGGCCGGATGCCGATCCACCCAACCACTCAGAATGCTGCGATCGCCAGCGAGTGCAGCGGCCTTGTCGGCTTCCAGCGCTTCCAGGCCAGCTCGATAAGAATCGACAGCCACCAACTGCACCTGCGGTAGGGCATAGCGCACGGCGGCAATGGCGCTTGAGCCCTGCAAGAGCGCAATCTTGCGCCCCGCCAGATCGGCCCGCTCGCGCACATCGGGCTCGGCCGCGACCAGGGCAGTACCGTCGAGATAGTAGGGGCGGCTAAAGCTCACCAGGCGCGAGCGCGCCGCTGTAACCGTAACGTGCGCGATCGCCAGGTCCGCCTGCCCCGACAGCACCGCTTGCAAGCGCTGCCGGTTGGCGACTGGTAGCAACTCGAGCGCTTGCGGACTGCCCCGCAGCCGTTGGGCCAGGCGCCGGGCCAGATCGACTTGCAAGCCGCGCAGCTGGCCGTCCTCGCCCCGAAAGCCCAGCGGCGGCACCCCGGACTGAACGGCGACCGCGAGCCGATCATCTTCCTCGGGAGCGTCCGACGGCGCAGCAACCGCTGCGCTTGGCAGGGCGGCCAGCGCCGCGATCGCGGCCAGCCCCCCTCGGAGCCACCGCCGGGCATGGAACTGCAGGCGCATCGCGCGCATTCGGGGGCACCGCCATGGCTTGCTGTCGGTAGCCTCCGCCGGCGCTACTGCGAGCTCGCTTGGGCGCGCTCGACCACTTGCGAAAAGGCCTGGGGGTCCAGAACG encodes the following:
- a CDS encoding saccharopine dehydrogenase-like oxidoreductase — its product is MSMRSPAAQKPLNVGILGFGGLGQAAARALIPKQELRWVAAADRKGYAYDPGGLDAEACIAAAQSGRSVGTTQGSGTLSNDGFQDLLERAPIDGYFLALPNLPNTFMASVARQFIQAGWQGVLVDALKRTSAVESMLALQDELQAAGITYLCGCGATPGLLTAAASVAAQSFSQIERVDITFGVGIANWAAYRATIREDIAHLPGHDTERAQAMSKADIEALLAETGGLLHLENMEHADDIMLERAGICPRDHVSVGGVVDTRNPQKPLSTNVRVTGQTFEGQTATHTFTLGDETSMAANVCGPAWGYLKAGAALHQRGAYGVHSAVEVMPQFVR
- a CDS encoding D-glycero-beta-D-manno-heptose-7-phosphate kinase, which translates into the protein MASADAFASELRAAQERLSALLAAFSRVRVLVVGDLTLDEFVTGQVDRLSREAPVLILNHERTEQIPGGGANATYNLAQLGGQVAAVGLVGADSQGQALRQLLAAAGVDTSGILEARDRPTVTKTRIAGHARQSVTQQIVRLDRTAHHWPQPEVEAQIVAGIQHQRDAVDAVVCSDYGEGVLSDSAIMAALAHERTVVDAQSRLARYAGATLFTPNLPEAERAAGHAIADAGDLERAGQALLQLTQAQGLLITRGESGMSAFERSGAAWHLPALNRADVFDVTGAGDTVVAALTLALSAGASLWEAAVLGNLAASVVVRKFGTATATVAEMQAALAHYLDGDGR
- a CDS encoding ABC transporter substrate-binding protein, with the translated sequence MRLQFHARRWLRGGLAAIAALAALPSAAVAAPSDAPEEDDRLAVAVQSGVPPLGFRGEDGQLRGLQVDLARRLAQRLRGSPQALELLPVANRQRLQAVLSGQADLAIAHVTVTAARSRLVSFSRPYYLDGTALVAAEPDVRERADLAGRKIALLQGSSAIAAVRYALPQVQLVAVDSYRAGLEALEADKAAALAGDRSILSGWVDRHPAYRQLPGCLSTEPIGIVLPKGAQHAGLRQQVNAAIADWRRSGWLQQTVRQWGLPQSQPDRG